The following proteins are co-located in the Lepus europaeus isolate LE1 chromosome 15, mLepTim1.pri, whole genome shotgun sequence genome:
- the RXFP3 gene encoding relaxin-3 receptor 1, with protein sequence MQVAAAATMNTLKKAAAGGDELAGLLGLVPDLLEAANSSVNGSLQLQDLWWELGLDLPDGAPAGSVAAESADTEARVRILISAVYWVVCALGLAGNLLVLYLMKSKQGWRKSSINLFVTNLALTDFQFVLTLPFWAVENALDFRWPFGNAMCKIVSVVTSMNMYASVFFLTAMSVARYYSVASALKSHRTQGQGRCDCCSQSLGDSCCFSAKALCVFIWASAVLASLPNAIFSTTIKVMGDELCLVRFPDKLLGGDRQFWLGLYHSQKVLLGFLLPLGVISLCYLLLVRFISDRRVVGTEGGTAARGGLTGASARRRAKVTKSVTIVVLSFFLCWLPNQALTTWSILIKFNAVPFSQEYFLCQVYAFPVSVCLAHSNSCLNPILYCLVRREFRKALKSLLWRIASPSLTSMRPFTATTKPEPEDHGLQALAPVHAAAEPNLLYYPPGVVVYSGGHYDLLPSSSAY encoded by the coding sequence ATGCAGGTGGCTGCGGCAGCCACGATGAACACCCTAAAGAAGGCGGCGGCCGGCGGGGACGAGCTCGCAGGACTATTGGGTCTGGTACCAGACCTCCTGGAAGCTGCCAACTCAAGTGTCAACGGGTCGCTGCAGCTACAGGACTTGtggtgggagctggggctggacctgcCGGACGGCGCGCCCGCCGGCAGTGTCGCGGCGGAGAGCGCGGACACCGAAGCGCGGGTGCGGATCCTTATCAGCGCGGTGTACTGGGTGGTTTGCGCGCTGGGGCTGGCGGGCAACCTGCTGGTGCTGTACTTGATGAAGAGCAAGCAGGGCTGGCGCAAGTCCTCCATCAACCTCTTCGTCACCAACCTGGCGCTGACAGACTTCCAGTTCGTGCTCACCTTGCCCTTCTGGGCCGTGGAGAATGCGCTCGACTTCAGATGGCCCTTTGGCAACGCCATGTGTAAGATTGTGTCGGTCGTGACGTCCATGAACATGTACGCCAGCGTCTTCTTCCTCACCGCCATGAGCGTAGCGCGCTACTACTCGGTGGCCTCGGCTCTAAAGAGCCACCGGACCCAAGGACAGGGCCGGTGCGATTGCTGCAGCCAAAGCCTGGGAGACAGCTGCTGCTTCTCGGCCAAAGCCCTGTGCGTGTTCATCTGGGCTTCAGCCGTGCTAGCCTCGCTGCCCAATGCCATCTTCTCCACCACGATCAAGGTGATGGGCGACGAGCTGTGCCTGGTACGCTTCCCGGACAAGTTGCTGGGCGGCGACCGGCAGTTCTGGCTGGGCCTGTACCACTCACAGAAGGTGCTGCTGGGTTTCCTGCTGCCTCTGGGCGTCATCAGCCTGTGCTACCTGCTGCTGGTGCGCTTCATCTCCGACCGCCGCGTGGTGGGGACCGAAGGAGGGACAGCGGCCAGGGGAGGCCTGACAGGAGCCAGCGCCCGGAGACGGGCCAAGGTCACCAAGTCAGTGACTATCGTtgtcctctccttcttcctctgctgGCTGCCCAACCAGGCGCTCACCACCTGGAGCATCCTCATCAAGTTCAATGCGGTGCCCTTCAGCCAGGAGTACTTCCTGTGCCAGGTGTACGCGTTCCCAGTGAGCGTGTGCTTGGCACACTCCAACAGCTGCCTCAACCCCATCCTCTACTGTCTGGTGCGCCGTGAATTCCGCAAGGCGCTCAAGAGCCTGCTGTGGCGCATCGCGTCGCCTTCGCTCACCAGCATGCGCCCCTTCACCGCCACCACTAAGCCAGAACCCGAAGACCACGGGCTGCAGGCCCTGGCGCCAGTCCACGCAGCCGCCGAGCCCAACCTGCTGTACTACCCGCCTGGCGTTGTGGTCTACAGTGGGGGGCACTACGACCTGCTGCCCAGCAGCTCCGCCTACTAA